In a single window of the Cydia pomonella isolate Wapato2018A chromosome 2, ilCydPomo1, whole genome shotgun sequence genome:
- the LOC133534699 gene encoding protein fuzzy homolog isoform X1 yields the protein MSVLVIAVATESGVPIFSRKRGNCENIQFSTIASLHGINMFSKCHNLLMINTQVDNGNILWKEYSKSVTLIGIATGGLESDLELLLSTVHNLMIFSIGKKELDSFKNIDQIKRDLRQCYAILDYLLESLDPEAVLSPHPTLVLDLIQSTLCPQAQQLQQALDNYAENVTGRWACLSIHGHLVATSSDFGELDPREARLLLLLAATQDGAPLRETPVYLPQISPNVAFRAVTCKLLADVYILVVCGATPALSQIDEIVLQCWEGFAQVIKDAKVAYPRNFPMSIHFEPCVLGILLVNTSNQRCVFSRHLHATNQKSRGMPGAHKMDILRTFYVTTARELAREDKSRSGEKDELEELDGMCEVTWVSEYHKCHARRSGNLLCCALYSSSVPSHTMRLITNQMLQDVSTNKEIHW from the exons atgtCCGTCTTAGTTATAGCCGTAGCTACAGAAAGTGGCGTACCCATATTTTCGAGAAAACGAGGAAACTGCGAAAAT ATTCAATTCTCAACAATAGCATCTCTACATGGAATCAACATGTTCAGCAAATGCCATAACTTGTTGATGATCAACACTCAAGTAGACAATGGAAATATTTTATGGAAGGAATATAGcaaaag TGTCACACTAATTGGAATTGCAACAGGTGGCTTAGAGAGTGATTTGGAGCTCCTTCTCTCTACTGTTCATAATCTAATGATATTCAGCATTGGTAAGAAAGAGCTGGACAGTTTTAAGAACATTGATCAGATAAAGAGAGACTTGCGTCAGTGCTACGCCATTCTAGACTATTTGCTGGAATCTTTAGATCCAGAAGCGGTGCTTAGTCCCCACCCAACGTTAGTATTGGACCTGATTCAGAGTACATTGTGCCCTCAAGCACAGCAACTGCAG CAAGCATTAGACAACTACGCAGAGAACGTGACTGGTCGCTGGGCGTGCCTCAGCATCCACGGTCACTTGGTAGCCACAAGTTCAGACTTCGGTGAATTGGATCCTCGGGAGGCGAGACTGTTGCTATTGTTAGCTGCCACGCAAGATGGAGCCCCGTTAAGAGAGACGCCTGTCTACTTGCCGCAGATAAGTCCTAAT GTTGCATTCAGAGCTGTGACCTGCAAACTGCTAGCGGATGTTTACATACTTGTGGTGTGCGGAGCGACGCCGGCGCTCTCTCAGATCGACGAGATAGTGCTGCAGTGCTGGGAAGGCTTCGCGCAGGTTATCAAGGACGCGAAGGTTGCCTATCCGAGGAATTTTCCGATGAGCATTCATTTCGAACCATGTGTTTTGGG AATTCTATTAGTTAACACTAGCAACCAAAGATGCGTATTTTCTCGTCACCTACACGCCACCAATCAGAAGAGCCGAGGTATGCCCGGCGCTCACAAGATGGACATATTGAGAACTTTTTACGTCACTACGGCTAGAGAGCTGGCCCGCGAGGACAAATCACGAAGTGGGGAAAAAG ATGAATTGGAAGAATTAGATGGAATGTGCGAAGTTACGTGGGTGTCAGAATATCACAAATGCCACGCCCGGAGATCTGGAAACCTACTATGTTGCGCGCTTTATTCATCTTCAGTTCCCAGTCACACAATGAG ATTAATAACAAACCAAATGCTTCAAGATGTTTCTACAAACAAGGAAATTCATTGGTAG
- the LOC133534699 gene encoding protein fuzzy homolog isoform X2 — protein MFSKCHNLLMINTQVDNGNILWKEYSKSVTLIGIATGGLESDLELLLSTVHNLMIFSIGKKELDSFKNIDQIKRDLRQCYAILDYLLESLDPEAVLSPHPTLVLDLIQSTLCPQAQQLQQALDNYAENVTGRWACLSIHGHLVATSSDFGELDPREARLLLLLAATQDGAPLRETPVYLPQISPNVAFRAVTCKLLADVYILVVCGATPALSQIDEIVLQCWEGFAQVIKDAKVAYPRNFPMSIHFEPCVLGILLVNTSNQRCVFSRHLHATNQKSRGMPGAHKMDILRTFYVTTARELAREDKSRSGEKDELEELDGMCEVTWVSEYHKCHARRSGNLLCCALYSSSVPSHTMRLITNQMLQDVSTNKEIHW, from the exons ATGTTCAGCAAATGCCATAACTTGTTGATGATCAACACTCAAGTAGACAATGGAAATATTTTATGGAAGGAATATAGcaaaag TGTCACACTAATTGGAATTGCAACAGGTGGCTTAGAGAGTGATTTGGAGCTCCTTCTCTCTACTGTTCATAATCTAATGATATTCAGCATTGGTAAGAAAGAGCTGGACAGTTTTAAGAACATTGATCAGATAAAGAGAGACTTGCGTCAGTGCTACGCCATTCTAGACTATTTGCTGGAATCTTTAGATCCAGAAGCGGTGCTTAGTCCCCACCCAACGTTAGTATTGGACCTGATTCAGAGTACATTGTGCCCTCAAGCACAGCAACTGCAG CAAGCATTAGACAACTACGCAGAGAACGTGACTGGTCGCTGGGCGTGCCTCAGCATCCACGGTCACTTGGTAGCCACAAGTTCAGACTTCGGTGAATTGGATCCTCGGGAGGCGAGACTGTTGCTATTGTTAGCTGCCACGCAAGATGGAGCCCCGTTAAGAGAGACGCCTGTCTACTTGCCGCAGATAAGTCCTAAT GTTGCATTCAGAGCTGTGACCTGCAAACTGCTAGCGGATGTTTACATACTTGTGGTGTGCGGAGCGACGCCGGCGCTCTCTCAGATCGACGAGATAGTGCTGCAGTGCTGGGAAGGCTTCGCGCAGGTTATCAAGGACGCGAAGGTTGCCTATCCGAGGAATTTTCCGATGAGCATTCATTTCGAACCATGTGTTTTGGG AATTCTATTAGTTAACACTAGCAACCAAAGATGCGTATTTTCTCGTCACCTACACGCCACCAATCAGAAGAGCCGAGGTATGCCCGGCGCTCACAAGATGGACATATTGAGAACTTTTTACGTCACTACGGCTAGAGAGCTGGCCCGCGAGGACAAATCACGAAGTGGGGAAAAAG ATGAATTGGAAGAATTAGATGGAATGTGCGAAGTTACGTGGGTGTCAGAATATCACAAATGCCACGCCCGGAGATCTGGAAACCTACTATGTTGCGCGCTTTATTCATCTTCAGTTCCCAGTCACACAATGAG ATTAATAACAAACCAAATGCTTCAAGATGTTTCTACAAACAAGGAAATTCATTGGTAG
- the LOC133534694 gene encoding polycomb protein Sfmbt-like, whose protein sequence is MAYYNAGSELNATSTADIVDEDEIVDDLSIVPLDKDSFAICELCGRIGRRRQFYPRNNKFCSLRCHASRTRRKHCSWRFKLMEGAEHMAGLIPLEPLPQLQQWHATLNDIQAGPIKQPAAQVANSYEWKDELFGCDFLAAPVSLFKHAPLHEMWDNTFEGMKVEVKNTDCDNYSEKINDFFWVATVLKVKGYMGLLRYEGFGSDDSKDFWVNLCCSEVHPVGWCATRGKPLIPPRSIEDKYTDWKKFLVKQLTGARTLPANFYTKLNDSLKSRFSIGSIMEVVDKNRISQVKVASVVEIIGKRLHVKYYDSSPEDNGFWCHEDSPLIHPVGWAFRVGHPLDAPQSYCQRVATGRFLPNDTTPEMFYKYPTNEPPLFVEGMKLEAIDPLNLSAVCAATVMQILNEGYMMIRIDCYPADASGADWFCYHQRSPCIFPVGFALANNIPLVPPAGYTAEEFSWEEYLCACGGRAATRALFAARGHLVSHGFVCGMRLECADLMDPRLVCVATVARVVADLLKVHFDGWGSEYDQWLWAHSTDMYPVGWCRAVAHRLEGPMQPPPRQARKPPPKHHRRRRRHHPPKAQPQPPNITEDSSQNSDMGDAKSLSPPTSVSEVSADVESRHDDTESRPDDTESRPDDMDSRPDESETRPEEESRPDEESRPDDMESRPDSEQRADDGESRPDDKMDVEEAPTETSHERLSDQTNQESMSIPTDSSQESSGPPGPPSPDTSSPGGAAKLIPRLADAAAARDALSCVEPERWTPADVARFLAVNDCQPYTDNFTNVTGPVLLQLSKDEIIELLEMKVGPSLKIFDLIQQLKCKIKQPQCRLNFK, encoded by the exons ATGGCTTATTATAATGCCGGCAGCGAATTGAATGCAACTAGTACAGCCGATATCGTAGACGAGGACGAAATCGTTGATGATCTTTCTATAGTTCCTTTAGATAAAGACAGCTTCG CAATATGTGAGTTATGTGGTCGCATTGGGCGTCGCAGACAGTTTTATCCCCGTAATAACAAGTTCTGTTCCCTGCGATGCCACGCCAGTAGGACAAGACGGAAGCATTGTAGCTGGAGATTTAAACTTATGGAGGGTGCCGAGCACATGGCAGGGCTCATCCCCCTGGAGCCTCTGCCCCAGCTACAGCAGTGGCATGCTACACTTAATGACATTCAG GCTGGTCCTATTAAGCAGCCAGCAGCTCAGGTTGCCAACAGCTATGAATGGAAGGATGAGCTCTTTGGCTGTGACTTCCTCGCAGCACCAGTCAGTCTATTCAAACATGCTCCCCTGCATGAAATGTGGGATAACACCTTTGAAGGAATGAAAGTTGAAGTCAAGAATACAGATTGTGATAATTATTCAGAAAAAATTAATGACTTTTTTTGGGTTGCTACTGTATTGAAA GTCAAAGGGTACATGGGACTCCTGCGCTATGAAGGATTTGGTAGTGATGACTCAAAAGACTTTTGGGTGAACCTATGTTGCTCAGAAGTCCACCCTGTTGGGTGGTGCGCGACTCGCGGCAAGCCACTCATACCTCCAAGAAGCATAGAAGATAAATATACTGATTGGAAGAA ATTCCTGGTAAAGCAGTTAACAGGTGCTCGTACGTTACCAGCTAATTTCTACACCAAACTAAATGACAGTCTCAAGTCGCGGTTCAGTATTGGCTCCATAATGGAAGTTGTGGACAAAAATAGGATATCACAAGTTAAG GTTGCCAGTGTTGTTGAAATTATAGGTAAAAGGTTACACGTGAAATATTACGACAGTTCTCCAGAAGACAATGGTTTTTGGTGTCACGAAGACTCCCCACTCATCCATCCAGTCGGCTGGGCCTTCAGGGTCGGCCATCCGTTGGACGCCCCTCAGAGTTACTGTCAGAGGGTTGCTACAGGGCGATTTTTGCCTAATGATACAACTCCAGAAATGTTTTACAAGTACCCCACAAATGAGCCTCCGTTATTTGTGGAAGGGATGAAACTTGAAGCCATTGACCCTTTGAATCTGTCAGCTGTGTGTGCTGCTACGgttatgcaaattttgaatgaAGG GTACATGATGATCCGAATAGACTGCTACCCAGCTGATGCGTCGGGTGCGGACTGGTTTTGCTATCATCAAAGATCACCCTGCATATTTCCTGTTGGATTTGCTCTAGCAAACAATATACCATTGGTGCCGCCCGCTGG TTACACGGCAGAAGAGTTCAGCTGGGAGGAGTACCTCTGCGCGTGCGGCGGTCGAGCTGCGACGCGCGCTCTGTTCGCCGCTCGCGGCCACCTCGTGTCGCACGGCTTCGTGTGCGGCATGCGGCTCGAGTGCGCCGACCTCATGGACCCGCGGCTCGTGTGCGTGGCCACCGTGGCGCGGGTCGTCGCCGACCTGCTCAAG GTCCACTTCGACGGCTGGGGCTCGGAGTACGACCAGTGGCTGTGGGCGCACAGCACGGACATGTACCCGGTGGGCTGGTGCCGCGCCGTGGCGCACCGCCTGGAGGGCCCCATGCAGCCGCCGCCGCGCCAGGCGCGCAAGCCGCCGCCCAAGcaccaccgccgccgccgccggcacCACC CACCGAAAGCCCAGCCACAACCGCCAAATATAACCGAAGACAGCTCCCAAAATTCCGACATGGGCGACGCAAAAAGCTTGTCACCACCCACTAGCGTGTCCGAGGTATCCGCCGACGTGGAGTCGAGACACGACGATACGGAATCGAGACCCGATGACACGGAATCGAGACCCGACGACATGGACTCGAGGCCAGATGAGTCGGAGACGAGACCTGAAGAAGAGTCAAGACCTGATGAGGAGTCCAGACCTGACGATATGGAGTCGAGGCCGGACTCGGAGCAGAGAGCGGACGATGGCGAGTCGAGACCTGACGATAAGATGGATGTGGAAGAGGCGCCTACCGAAACCTCGCATGAGCGGTTGAGCGATCAGACGAATCAAGAGTCTATG AGCATACCCACGGACTCGTCGCAAGAGTCCAGCGGGCCGCCGGGCCCGCCGTCGCCGGACACGTCCAGCCCGGGCGGCGCCGCCAAGCTGATCCCGCGGCTGGCggacgcggcggcggcgcgcgacgCGCTGAGCTGCGTGGAGCCCGAGCGCTGGACGCCGGCCGACGTGGCGCGCTTCCTCGCCGTCAACGACTGCCAGCCCTACACCGACAACTTCACCAACGTCACCGGCCCCGTGCTCCTGCAGCTCTCCAAAGACGAAATCATCGAACTCCTCGAGATGAAGGTCGGCCCCTCCCTCAAAATATTCGACCTCATCCAGCAGCtaaaatgcaaaattaaacaACCTCAGTGTAGATTAAACTTCAAGTGA
- the LOC133534690 gene encoding cytochrome c oxidase assembly protein COX20, mitochondrial, translating to MDTVVKSMLEDDPEEKPGLMIMGRDVSKIPCFRESFLYGIASGVGIGLASFIKTSKPILSQHVGVGTFAISTLLYWSYCRYQWSKQRFDAQLLQDALKDKIMYEGTAVERELEQKGVLKSA from the exons aTGGATACAGTTGTAAAAAGTATGCTTGAAGATGATCCCGAAGAAAAGCCG ggtctcatgataaTGGGTCGAGATGTATCCAAAATTCCTTGCTTCAGGGAGAGCTTTCTATACGGCATAGCTTCAGGAGTGGGCATAGGACTAGCATCATTTATAAAAACTTCAAAACCAATCTTATCACAACATGTTGGAGTGGGAACATTTGCTATTTCAACATTATTATACTGGTCATACTGTAGATATCAATGGTCCAAACAGAGGTTTGATGCTCAACTCTTGCAGGATGCCCTGAAAGATAAAATTATGTATGAGGGCACTGCGGTAGAAAGAGAATTAGAGCAGAAAGGAGTTTTGAAGTCAGCGTAG